A DNA window from Paraburkholderia sp. IMGN_8 contains the following coding sequences:
- the tssF gene encoding type VI secretion system baseplate subunit TssF has protein sequence MTAPWKKHQLEHETPFLRYFDGEMRYLREAGREFAQAHPDAARRMGMLYGEPEGPMRAVYEGFALLMARLRMKLDDGMPEVTDELLDNLYEYAARAIPSLSILECTPLNRTGSTAAQIPAGAVVRSAPVGPDVVQCLYRTTQAVELLPLSVEDAHVAVRADGRTVIRLTFGLCLGEQRERMDLSRIRLYLHGDRPAAAALYAALTRQVASISLRLPSVRNGELQRLDSVCFEAAGFGPSTRLWPVMDPKRDQQLDREQTMLEYFAFPQKFHFVDLCGFDTAVLPAGEAQMTFEIELAARMPGDHPVSRDSFRLFCTPVINLFEVDALPLQPADWHDREHRVRVQEGVAGYVEPYDVLAVIAAHPEDSARHEYRAFTSFRHRGWMLCYEKPERYFHTSTRFGARGRELWVTLAGQLWAGTYRNAQDDEDRPHPDRYLTVRALANNGRLPRMALAEATITETVSGFTGIASVRNLTAPTLPLYPPRYYPGYDWRVLGHFTAGGANELNRIHMEGAPALHETLELYDWAPDDGVSRRIEAIRDVRFSEKQVVERAYVQRIACVHVELDATAFDGPGDAVLFGDVLNRFMGRYACFHLSMQLVLMIDGKETVYPRIDFEGAPF, from the coding sequence ATGACCGCGCCGTGGAAGAAGCACCAGCTTGAACATGAGACGCCGTTCCTCAGGTATTTCGACGGGGAAATGCGCTATCTGCGCGAGGCAGGCCGCGAGTTTGCGCAGGCCCATCCCGACGCCGCGCGGCGCATGGGGATGCTCTACGGCGAACCCGAGGGGCCGATGCGTGCGGTCTACGAAGGTTTCGCACTGCTCATGGCGCGGCTGCGCATGAAGCTCGACGATGGGATGCCGGAAGTTACCGACGAGCTGCTCGATAACCTGTATGAATACGCGGCGCGGGCGATTCCCTCCCTGTCGATCCTTGAGTGCACGCCCCTGAACCGCACGGGCTCGACGGCGGCGCAGATCCCCGCCGGGGCCGTGGTGCGCTCGGCGCCCGTCGGTCCCGATGTGGTGCAGTGCCTGTACCGGACGACGCAGGCCGTCGAACTGCTGCCGCTCTCGGTGGAGGACGCGCACGTCGCGGTACGCGCCGACGGGCGCACCGTCATCCGCCTTACGTTCGGCCTCTGCCTCGGAGAGCAGCGCGAGCGCATGGACCTCTCGCGCATCCGCCTGTACCTGCATGGTGACCGCCCCGCCGCTGCGGCGCTGTACGCGGCGCTGACGCGCCAGGTCGCGTCAATCAGCCTGCGCCTCCCGTCGGTGCGCAACGGCGAACTGCAGCGACTCGATAGTGTGTGCTTCGAGGCTGCGGGCTTCGGCCCGTCGACGCGGCTATGGCCGGTCATGGACCCGAAGCGTGACCAGCAGCTCGACCGCGAGCAGACCATGCTGGAGTATTTCGCGTTTCCGCAGAAATTCCACTTCGTCGACCTGTGCGGCTTCGATACCGCAGTGCTGCCGGCGGGCGAAGCGCAGATGACCTTCGAGATCGAGCTGGCCGCTCGCATGCCCGGCGATCATCCGGTCAGTCGCGACAGCTTCCGCCTGTTCTGTACACCCGTCATCAACCTGTTCGAGGTCGACGCATTGCCGCTGCAGCCTGCCGACTGGCATGACCGGGAACACCGCGTCCGCGTGCAGGAAGGCGTCGCGGGTTACGTCGAGCCGTACGACGTGCTCGCGGTCATCGCCGCCCACCCGGAGGACAGCGCACGGCATGAGTACCGGGCGTTTACGAGCTTCCGGCATCGCGGCTGGATGCTGTGTTACGAGAAGCCGGAACGGTACTTCCATACCTCGACGCGTTTCGGCGCGCGGGGGCGGGAACTGTGGGTGACGCTGGCGGGCCAGCTATGGGCGGGGACATACCGGAATGCTCAGGACGATGAGGACCGTCCCCACCCGGACCGCTACCTGACGGTGCGCGCGCTCGCGAACAACGGACGCCTGCCGCGTATGGCGCTTGCCGAGGCAACGATCACCGAAACGGTATCGGGTTTTACCGGCATCGCGTCGGTGCGCAACCTGACGGCGCCGACCCTGCCGCTCTATCCGCCGCGCTACTACCCGGGATATGACTGGCGCGTGCTCGGCCACTTTACGGCGGGCGGTGCGAACGAACTGAACCGGATTCACATGGAAGGCGCGCCGGCGCTGCACGAGACGCTGGAGCTCTACGACTGGGCACCGGACGACGGGGTTTCGCGACGCATCGAGGCGATCAGGGATGTGCGGTTCTCCGAGAAGCAGGTGGTGGAACGTGCATACGTCCAACGGATCGCCTGCGTACACGTTGAGCTCGACGCGACCGCCTTCGACGGGCCGGGCGATGCGGTGCTGTTTGGTGACGTGCTCAACCGCTTCATGGGACGTTACGCGTGCTTCCACCTTTCCATGCAACTGGTGCTGATGATCGACGGCAAGGAGACGGTCTATCCGCGCATCGACTTCGAGGGAGCGCCTTTCTGA
- a CDS encoding PAAR domain-containing protein, producing the protein MQSPIRKGDKLEHGGEVTGGSPWTEFMGRPLARKGDDAICDQHGPTTIDEGYDKFPDRDGKPAAMHHYRCACGCRLLSSLENVDIE; encoded by the coding sequence ATGCAATCTCCCATCCGCAAAGGCGACAAACTGGAACACGGCGGCGAAGTCACCGGCGGCTCCCCATGGACCGAATTCATGGGCAGGCCGCTTGCCCGCAAGGGCGACGACGCGATCTGTGACCAGCACGGACCGACCACTATCGACGAGGGCTACGACAAGTTCCCCGACCGCGATGGCAAACCCGCCGCCATGCATCATTACCGCTGTGCCTGTGGTTGCCGCCTTCTCTCGTCGCTGGAAAACGTCGACATCGAATAA
- a CDS encoding DUF1330 domain-containing protein: protein MATYIVFTRESTQDQGELDTYHSKVGETLKGHPVKILAAYGPQQVLEGDAPEGVVVVEFPSTAAARAWYDGPAYQAVAQHRFNGSRYRAVLVEGL, encoded by the coding sequence ATGGCGACTTATATTGTCTTTACACGAGAAAGCACGCAGGATCAGGGCGAACTCGACACCTACCACAGCAAGGTCGGCGAGACACTCAAAGGTCACCCGGTCAAGATTCTCGCCGCCTACGGACCTCAGCAGGTGCTCGAGGGCGACGCGCCGGAGGGCGTCGTGGTCGTGGAGTTTCCGTCCACGGCGGCCGCGCGCGCGTGGTACGACGGTCCGGCGTATCAGGCGGTCGCGCAGCACCGCTTCAACGGGTCGCGCTATCGTGCGGTTCTCGTCGAAGGCCTATGA
- a CDS encoding LysR family transcriptional regulator: MEFNDLAAFVSVARAGGFRDAARISGVSASSLSIAVRRLESKLGLRLLNRTTRSVAPTEAGLRLIEKLTPLFSEMEGALDVLNGFRDKPTGTLKLNVPASAARIVLPTIIAPFLKAYPDIRVEVVVEDGFVDVLSIGCDAGIRYDERLEQDMIATPIGPRVQRFATAAAPEYLDTHGRPEHPRDLLSHACLRGQFAGGAKPTWDFERGGEVVRLDPPGPLLVRPGAAVDLAISTAVAGVGVIHIFEDVLRPHLDSGALEPILEPWWQRFSGPFLYYPGRRHLPAPLRAFVDFLKASESI, from the coding sequence ATGGAGTTCAACGATCTTGCCGCGTTCGTTTCAGTCGCGCGCGCCGGCGGCTTTCGTGACGCAGCCCGAATCAGTGGCGTCTCCGCCTCGAGCCTCAGCATCGCCGTACGTCGTCTCGAGTCGAAGCTCGGCCTGCGGCTGCTCAACCGGACGACACGCAGCGTGGCGCCAACCGAAGCGGGACTGCGTCTCATCGAAAAGCTGACGCCATTGTTCAGCGAGATGGAAGGGGCGCTGGATGTCCTGAACGGGTTCAGAGATAAGCCGACGGGCACGCTCAAACTCAACGTGCCGGCGAGCGCCGCGCGGATCGTATTGCCAACCATCATTGCGCCATTCCTCAAGGCTTATCCCGACATCCGCGTGGAGGTGGTGGTCGAGGATGGGTTCGTCGATGTGCTTTCGATCGGCTGCGACGCGGGCATTCGCTATGACGAGCGACTCGAGCAGGACATGATCGCCACCCCGATCGGGCCACGTGTGCAGCGTTTCGCTACGGCTGCGGCTCCGGAGTATCTCGACACGCACGGCAGACCCGAGCACCCGCGCGACCTGCTTTCTCACGCATGCTTGCGCGGCCAGTTTGCCGGCGGCGCGAAGCCGACCTGGGATTTTGAGCGGGGCGGCGAGGTGGTGCGACTGGATCCTCCGGGACCGCTGCTGGTCAGGCCCGGCGCGGCAGTCGACCTTGCAATCAGTACGGCCGTAGCAGGGGTGGGCGTCATCCACATTTTCGAAGATGTGCTGCGCCCGCATCTCGATAGCGGAGCATTGGAGCCGATCCTGGAGCCGTGGTGGCAGCGCTTCTCGGGGCCGTTTCTTTACTATCCGGGGCGTCGCCACTTGCCTGCGCCGTTGCGTGCCTTTGTCGATTTTCTGAAGGCGAGTGAAAGTATCTGA
- a CDS encoding aldo/keto reductase family oxidoreductase has product MSKSTSINTFPLAGRPVRRMGYGAMQLAGPGVFGPPKDRDAAIAVLREAVASGVNHIDTSDFYGPYITNQLIREALHPYPDDLVIVTKVGAVRGEDGSWLPALEPEDIKRGVHDNLRNLGVDALDVVNMRIMGSVHAPTEGSIAKQVAALAELQRQGLVRHIGLSNVTSAQVAEAQGIAEIVCVQNHYNLVHRDDDALVDELAGKGIAYVPFFPLGGFTPIQSSALSKVAQMIGATPMQVALAWLLHRAPNILLIPGTSSLEHLRENMQAAQWTLPDTVLAELDAIGSVNGEK; this is encoded by the coding sequence ATGTCGAAGTCCACATCCATCAATACATTTCCGCTTGCAGGTCGCCCCGTTCGCCGTATGGGCTACGGCGCCATGCAGCTTGCCGGACCCGGCGTATTCGGGCCGCCGAAGGATCGTGACGCGGCCATCGCGGTACTGCGCGAAGCGGTGGCGTCGGGCGTCAATCACATCGATACGAGCGACTTCTACGGGCCGTACATCACCAACCAGCTCATTCGTGAAGCGCTCCATCCGTACCCGGACGACCTTGTGATCGTCACCAAGGTGGGTGCCGTCCGTGGTGAAGACGGCTCGTGGCTACCGGCACTCGAGCCGGAAGATATCAAGCGCGGGGTCCACGACAATCTTCGCAACCTCGGTGTCGACGCGCTCGACGTCGTCAACATGCGGATCATGGGCAGCGTCCACGCCCCGACTGAAGGATCGATCGCAAAGCAGGTCGCGGCCCTTGCCGAACTTCAGCGTCAGGGGCTCGTGCGTCACATCGGCCTCTCCAACGTGACCTCGGCCCAGGTCGCCGAGGCGCAGGGCATCGCGGAGATCGTCTGCGTGCAGAACCATTACAACCTGGTCCATCGAGACGACGACGCGCTGGTCGACGAACTGGCGGGCAAGGGCATTGCCTACGTGCCGTTCTTCCCGCTTGGCGGATTCACGCCGATTCAATCGTCAGCGCTGTCCAAGGTCGCCCAGATGATCGGCGCGACGCCGATGCAGGTGGCACTCGCCTGGCTCCTCCATCGCGCGCCTAACATTCTGCTGATCCCGGGCACTTCGTCGCTCGAACATCTGCGTGAAAACATGCAGGCGGCACAATGGACCTTACCGGACACGGTGCTCGCTGAACTGGACGCGATAGGAAGCGTCAACGGGGAAAAGTGA
- a CDS encoding ImcF-related family protein, whose protein sequence is MAIPKNNLQNMEPQAASTVEAPSRVAIWGLPLAALVLAVAALVLVWFRSERLGIPDGTPRTLVLISIPVLLVVIVIIHLVAISTGAYAGAARLLRLRTGEKGAASTTARPLKRDARLQRMAEELRVAQGWFWRRRLRWLMVNGTDERVDQVAPGLKQAGVMHVDETVLVHAAPDGIEAGKWLGQIRQLRRRRPVDGLVQVVRADEADTQLPRTLSTLATALGWAAPVTFLHPVEAHGSPSEQFDAVGTFMPNDTRKQAQEAAARLPALLDEVEQRTAHAGVRLCGEPQWTTWMLEISKYVGDHCKRIAEGLQGLAASNWLRAPLAGVMFAPVFPGASVVPVPVANGDDTPVQPVEGPPAQTVTREQPAALLPVWREIAAGSPNYRGRRAGFYWPDALAMGALACAVVWTVALIVSGLGNRTLVKEAEATATAALATTPGTPRAMRTLLALQHQIDTLEYRRQHGVPWYLRAGLSRNDDLLDALWQPYRTVALRNLRQPVVQALEGQLAQLSQVRADEQQSHDAQQLAYNRLRAYLMLATPARADAPFLKAQMLDVWPAVVGMRAGEWLDTSQQLAGFWADHLKAHPDWRISTSIPLVTQMRSTLVNQIGLAASDDVLYQRVLDDARGKYADVSLATLLAGSDAHGLFTTTQTVPGIFTRAAWEGVIGRAIDAAAKGQHVKADWVLSGDQPTAQVSATVVEGTVDAARAALDAKHETDDLRQRLRERYFTDYTAAWTTMLNSFQWIPATSFSGVIDQLTRLTDAQTSPLLAVMKSVQYQGEAGRPSQALTDTLVRKAQGLLGGSGSDATQAPVVNPLDRSFGPLLALLGDANAAAVSGKAVNGNPANAAAFSGVSLSRVLTADTTVRLKLQRIQSSPDAQAMARSLAQAVFQGKLSDLSQARDDAALTAASLGAQWAGFGQTMFVQPLDAAWQAVLQPAAASLNEAWRAGVTAPFATTFASRYPFSPTSADASFAEFGRYVRADTGLINRFIEVELSGVLKRQGDQWVPNELAPQSLQFDPKFLAMLRLIGPLGARLYAQGEAGYHFEIMPQPTPSVTRTELTVDGQQVVYFNQHETWSPLAWPGNGLSGHALLTWQTLNGGLRIAFDATGDWAFLRMLEKAQVRPLDDTRYELVWNAGTGSEAAKAASATAGDTPDGTAAPLRYVLRTQAGAGPLELLRLRGFRMPERIFVTGRAGVISGLPSLPPLPPELQP, encoded by the coding sequence ATGGCGATACCCAAAAATAACCTGCAGAACATGGAGCCTCAAGCCGCCTCCACCGTGGAAGCTCCGAGCCGGGTTGCAATCTGGGGCCTGCCTCTCGCAGCCCTGGTTCTTGCCGTTGCCGCACTCGTGCTGGTCTGGTTCCGGAGCGAACGTCTCGGCATTCCAGATGGCACGCCTCGCACACTGGTACTGATCAGCATTCCGGTGTTGCTTGTTGTCATAGTGATCATTCATCTGGTCGCGATATCGACCGGCGCATACGCGGGCGCTGCCAGACTGTTGCGCCTTCGAACCGGCGAGAAGGGGGCAGCCTCAACGACGGCCAGGCCGCTCAAGCGCGACGCGCGCCTGCAACGCATGGCCGAGGAACTGCGCGTTGCGCAAGGCTGGTTCTGGCGCCGCCGCCTGCGCTGGCTGATGGTGAACGGTACGGACGAGCGGGTCGATCAGGTCGCACCCGGCCTCAAACAGGCGGGCGTCATGCACGTCGACGAGACCGTACTCGTCCACGCGGCACCGGACGGCATCGAGGCCGGGAAGTGGCTCGGCCAGATCCGGCAACTGCGCCGCCGCCGCCCGGTCGATGGCCTGGTGCAGGTTGTCCGTGCCGACGAAGCTGATACGCAACTGCCCCGCACGCTCTCAACGCTTGCCACCGCGCTCGGCTGGGCTGCGCCCGTTACATTCCTGCACCCGGTAGAGGCGCACGGCAGCCCGTCGGAGCAGTTCGACGCCGTCGGTACTTTCATGCCGAACGATACGCGCAAACAGGCACAGGAGGCCGCCGCCAGATTGCCGGCGCTGCTGGACGAGGTCGAGCAGAGGACGGCGCACGCAGGCGTACGCCTGTGCGGGGAGCCGCAGTGGACGACCTGGATGCTGGAGATCTCGAAATACGTCGGTGACCATTGCAAACGCATCGCCGAGGGCCTGCAGGGCCTGGCTGCGTCAAACTGGCTGCGCGCGCCGCTGGCAGGCGTCATGTTCGCGCCGGTCTTTCCTGGTGCGTCCGTCGTGCCGGTACCAGTCGCCAACGGAGACGACACGCCCGTCCAGCCAGTCGAAGGGCCGCCCGCACAGACGGTGACGCGCGAACAGCCAGCGGCCCTGCTGCCGGTGTGGCGGGAGATCGCGGCAGGCTCGCCTAACTATCGGGGCCGCCGCGCCGGCTTTTACTGGCCCGACGCGCTCGCGATGGGCGCCCTTGCCTGTGCAGTCGTCTGGACGGTCGCGCTGATCGTATCGGGCCTCGGCAACCGGACACTCGTCAAGGAAGCCGAAGCGACTGCGACAGCGGCGCTGGCGACTACGCCTGGCACACCGCGGGCGATGCGTACGCTGCTCGCTCTGCAGCATCAGATCGACACGCTCGAATACCGGCGTCAGCATGGGGTGCCGTGGTACCTGCGCGCAGGCCTCTCGCGTAACGATGACCTGCTCGATGCGCTGTGGCAGCCCTACAGGACCGTCGCCCTGCGTAACCTGCGGCAACCGGTCGTGCAGGCGCTGGAAGGGCAGCTCGCGCAGCTCTCGCAGGTCCGCGCCGACGAGCAGCAGAGCCACGATGCACAGCAGCTCGCCTACAACCGACTCAGGGCCTACCTGATGCTCGCCACGCCGGCACGCGCCGACGCGCCGTTTCTCAAGGCGCAGATGCTGGACGTGTGGCCCGCCGTAGTCGGGATGCGCGCCGGCGAATGGCTCGACACCTCGCAGCAGCTTGCGGGCTTCTGGGCGGACCACCTCAAGGCACATCCTGACTGGCGGATCAGCACGTCGATACCGCTCGTCACACAGATGCGCTCGACGCTCGTCAACCAGATTGGTCTGGCGGCGAGCGACGATGTGCTTTATCAGCGCGTACTCGACGACGCGCGCGGCAAGTACGCGGACGTCTCGCTCGCGACGCTGCTCGCCGGGTCGGACGCGCATGGCCTGTTCACGACGACGCAGACGGTGCCGGGCATCTTTACGCGTGCAGCCTGGGAAGGTGTCATCGGGAGGGCCATCGACGCCGCCGCGAAGGGGCAGCACGTCAAGGCGGACTGGGTGCTGAGCGGCGACCAACCGACCGCCCAGGTGAGTGCTACCGTCGTTGAAGGAACGGTCGACGCGGCGCGCGCCGCGCTCGATGCGAAGCACGAAACCGACGACCTCAGGCAGCGGTTGCGCGAGCGTTACTTCACGGACTACACGGCGGCCTGGACGACCATGCTCAACAGCTTCCAGTGGATCCCGGCGACGAGCTTCTCCGGCGTGATTGACCAGCTGACGCGCCTGACCGATGCGCAGACTTCGCCGCTGCTCGCGGTCATGAAGTCGGTGCAGTATCAGGGCGAGGCGGGCCGTCCCTCGCAGGCGCTGACTGATACGCTTGTACGCAAGGCGCAGGGGCTGCTCGGCGGTAGTGGCAGCGATGCGACACAGGCTCCCGTAGTGAACCCGCTGGACCGCTCGTTCGGCCCGCTGCTGGCGCTGCTCGGCGACGCAAACGCGGCAGCGGTCAGCGGCAAGGCGGTCAACGGCAACCCGGCCAACGCCGCCGCGTTTAGCGGCGTCAGTCTTTCGCGCGTACTGACAGCCGATACGACCGTGCGCCTGAAGCTGCAGCGGATCCAGTCGAGTCCGGATGCGCAGGCGATGGCGCGCTCGCTCGCGCAGGCGGTCTTCCAGGGCAAGCTCTCGGATCTGTCGCAGGCGCGCGACGACGCGGCGCTGACCGCTGCGAGCCTCGGTGCGCAGTGGGCAGGTTTCGGACAGACGATGTTCGTGCAGCCGCTCGACGCAGCCTGGCAAGCCGTTCTCCAGCCTGCCGCCGCGAGCCTGAATGAGGCGTGGCGTGCGGGCGTGACAGCGCCCTTCGCGACGACGTTCGCCTCACGCTATCCGTTCTCGCCGACGAGCGCGGACGCGTCCTTTGCCGAGTTCGGTCGTTACGTGCGGGCCGACACGGGGCTGATCAACCGCTTTATCGAGGTCGAACTGTCCGGCGTGCTCAAGCGCCAGGGCGACCAGTGGGTACCCAACGAACTCGCGCCGCAGTCGCTGCAGTTCGACCCGAAGTTCCTCGCCATGCTGCGGCTGATCGGCCCGTTGGGCGCACGCCTCTATGCGCAGGGCGAGGCCGGTTATCACTTCGAGATCATGCCGCAGCCGACGCCCAGCGTGACGCGCACGGAGCTGACGGTAGACGGGCAACAGGTCGTCTACTTCAACCAGCACGAGACCTGGTCGCCGCTCGCGTGGCCGGGCAATGGCCTAAGCGGCCACGCGTTGCTGACCTGGCAGACGCTCAACGGGGGACTCCGTATCGCGTTCGACGCGACAGGCGACTGGGCGTTCCTGCGGATGCTGGAGAAAGCCCAGGTGAGACCGCTCGACGATACGCGCTACGAACTGGTCTGGAATGCCGGGACTGGCAGCGAGGCCGCGAAGGCTGCTTCCGCCACGGCCGGCGACACGCCAGACGGTACGGCGGCACCGCTGCGTTATGTGCTGCGCACGCAGGCGGGGGCGGGGCCACTGGAGCTGCTCAGGCTGCGCGGTTTCCGCATGCCGGAGCGCATCTTCGTGACGGGCCGTGCCGGAGTGATATCCGGACTGCCCTCCCTGCCACCTTTGCCCCCGGAGTTACAACCATGA
- the tssJ gene encoding type VI secretion system lipoprotein TssJ produces MSTRIMRGALGVGLALALPACGMWQSVKDGTADATRAVFETKVRQMSLVIVARSALNQDTRGASLPVVLRIYQLKDERPFATASYAQLLGGSDALKAATLWSRDMTLGPGQTLKLSEPMDEAANYVGVAAFFRDTSDAEWSVLVPKSQWKQTDPVRLVAAGRNLELDTERQK; encoded by the coding sequence ATGAGCACCCGGATCATGCGGGGCGCGCTCGGCGTGGGCCTCGCGCTGGCCCTCCCGGCGTGCGGGATGTGGCAGTCGGTGAAGGATGGAACCGCGGACGCCACGCGCGCGGTATTCGAGACGAAGGTCAGGCAGATGAGCCTCGTCATCGTGGCGCGCAGCGCACTGAATCAGGACACGCGCGGCGCGTCGCTGCCGGTCGTGCTGCGCATCTACCAGTTGAAGGATGAGCGGCCCTTTGCAACGGCGAGCTACGCGCAACTGCTCGGCGGCAGCGATGCGCTGAAAGCGGCAACGCTCTGGAGCCGGGACATGACGCTGGGGCCGGGGCAGACGCTGAAGCTATCTGAACCGATGGACGAGGCGGCGAACTACGTGGGCGTGGCGGCGTTCTTTCGCGATACCTCCGACGCCGAGTGGTCGGTACTGGTTCCGAAATCGCAGTGGAAACAGACAGATCCCGTCAGGCTGGTGGCTGCGGGGCGTAATCTCGAGCTCGATACGGAGCGGCAAAAATGA